The Streptomyces uncialis genomic interval CCTTGCGGCCGAGTCCGGCGAGCCGGGCGGGCGCCCCGGCCATCCAGCGGGCGAGGTCGTCCAGGGTGTGCCCGCGGGCGCGGGCGGCCGTCCAGATCGCGGGCAGGCCGAGCTGGAGCGAGGAGATACCGCCCCACGCGGTCGCGAAGTCGGCGGTCTTGAGTTCGGCCGGGGACGGCGAGTGGTCGGAGACGACGCAGTCGACGGTCCCGTCGGCGAGCGCGCGCCACAGGGCGTCCTGGTTCGCTGCCTCGCGTATGGGCGGGCAGCACTTGAACTCCGTCGCACCGTCCGGGACCTCCTCGGCGGTGAGCGTCAGGTAGTGCGGACAGGTCTCCGCGGTGATCCGCACCCCCGCCCGGCGGGCGGCGGCGAGCGGGCCGAGCGCGTCCGACGACGACAGATGCAGCACATGCACGCGCGCGTGCAGACGCCGCGCCTCGGCGATCAGCAGGGCGACGGCGCCGTTCTCCGCGGCGCGGGGCCGTGAGGCGAGGAAGTCGGCGTACGCGGCGCCGCCCCGCGCGGGGGCGTCCGCCAGCTCCCGGGGGTCCTCCGCGTGCACGATCAGCAGTCCGCCGAAACCCGCGACCACGGCGAGCGAACGGGCGAGCTGCTCCTCGTCGAGGGCGGGGAACTCGTCGACGCCCGAGGGCGACAGGAAGCACTTGAAGCCGAACACCCCGGCGTCGTGCAGGGCCCGCAGTTCGTCGCGGTTGCCTGGCAGGGCGCCGCCCCAGAAGCCGACGTCCACATGGATTCTCGTCCGGGCCGCCTCCCGCTTGACCCGCAGGGCCGCCGTACCGGTCGTCGGCGGCAGGGAGTTCAGCGGCATGTCGACCAGCGCGGTGACGCCTCCGGCCGCCGCCGCGCGGGTGGCGGTCCAGAAGCCTTCCCAGTGCGCCCGCCCCGGATCGTTGATGTGCACGTGGGTGTCGACCAGTCCGGGCAGCAGCACGTCGTCGCCGAGGTCCTCGCACCTGACACCGGCGGGGACGGGGGCGTCGTACGGGAGCACCCGCGCGATCCGTCCGTCCCGGACGGCGACGGACGCGGGGCGGGTGCGCTCGGGGGTGACGACCCGGGTGGAGCGCAGCAGCAGGTCGGCGGGGCGGGCGGTGGACCTGGGCGGCGCTCGGTCGGTCACCTGGCCCCCTCCCCCGGTCACGACGACATGCCTCGGGCCTTCAACGTTCTGTTGAACGAGTGTTCAGGGCCGTCACCGAGCGGTCAAGACCCCCGCCATCACCCCGGACACCCCCTTGGCTAATTCCGCGAAGTGGAATTACTCTTTCGTCCAGCAGTTCACGTATCAGAACGCCACTCCGTCCCGCCGGGCGCCGGAACACCCTCCGGCGCACCCCGTCCGCGCCGGCCGAGCACCCCTGACCGGCGGGGACGCGGAGCCCGGCACGGAACAGCACCGGAGAACGGCTGCCGCCCCGGGTAGGCTGCACCCTTGCCCACCCGTCCCGAAAGGAACGCGCCGTGCCGACGTCCAGCGCCAGCTCCACCGACGCCGTCAAGTCCACCTCCCCGAGCGGCGGCGTGCAGTCCCTGGAGCGGGCCTTCGACCTGCTGGAGCGGATGGCGGACGCGGGGGGCGAGGTCGGGCTGAGCGAGCTGTCCACGAGCAGCGGGCTGCCCCTGCCCACGATCCACCGCCTGATGCGCACGCTCGTCGCCTGCGGCTACGTCCGTCAGCAGCCCAACCGGCGGTACGCCCTCGGGCCCCGGCTGATCCGGCTGGGCGAGTCGGCGTCCCGGCTGCTCGGGACATGGGCCCGGCCGCATCTCGCGCGGCTGGTGGAGGAGACCGGCGAGACCGCGAACATGGCCCTGCTGGACGGGGACGAGATCGTCTACGTCGCCCAGGTGCCGTCCAAGCACTCCATGCGGATGTTCACGGAGGTGGGGCGGCGGGTGCTGCCGCACTCCACGGGGGTCGGCAAGGCGCTGCTGGCGTACACGCCCGCCGACGAGGTACGGGCGCTGCTGGCGCGGACCGGGATGCCCGCGGCGACGGACAAGACCATCACCACGCCGGACGGGTTCCTCGCGGCGCTGGAGGAGGTACGGCGGGCGGGGTACGCCGTCGACGACAACGAGCAGGAGATCGGGGTGCGGTGCCTCGCGGTGCCGATCCCCGAGTCGCCCACGGCCGCGGCGATCTCGATCTCCGGACCGGCCGGGCGGGTCACCGACGCGGCGACCGAACGGATCGTGCCGGTGCTTCAGCAGATCGCGGCGGAGCTTTCGGTGACGCTCAGCACCAGCTGACCGCCTTCGCTTGCGCCTCTGGGTCTGTCCGGCTGGACGAACTTCGTTCCTGTGCCGTCGCTCGTGGGGTGCGCAGTTCCCCGCGCCCCTGGGTTTCCTGTGCTGGGCGTGCTTGTTCCTGTGCCGTCGCTCGGTGGTTTCGCGCAGTTCCCCGCGCCCCTTTGGGGCGCGTCCGGCCGGTTCTTCGGGTCGGGGCCGGTCGGGATTCTCCGTCCTCGCTCCAACGCGCTCGGTCGGACGTTCAGTGGTCCTGCTGAAGAGCATCGGAGTCTGCGGGCAGAGATTCCCGCCCACCCCCTCCCGCAGCAGCGCGACTGCGCGAGGAAGGGGGTGCGTGAGAGGGGCGGTGCGTCAGCTCTGTGCGGTGTCGTCGTCCGCCTGCGCGGTGCCCTCGGCCGCGCCTGCCTTCTCGCGCATCTTGCGCACCAGCTCCGCCTTCCGGTCGGCCGCGTCCTGGCGGTCGAGGTTGCGGTGCGGACCGTTGTTCTGCCGTTCGGCGCGGGACAGCTTCTTGCGCTGGCCGCCGCCCATGCCCACGGGGTTGTTGATGTTCTTGCTCACGGTCACGGGTTCTCCGGGTAATGATTTGACGTGCTCTACGGATTAATCGGTGGGGGACAAAGACGTTACCCGGTCCCGCCACCCCCGCACACCACCCCCGCACCCGAACGGCGACCGCAAGGCCGCGCCCCACAGACCCCACGAGCGACCCGCACGGAAACAAGCACGCCCAGGTGTGGAACCCCAGGGGCGCGGGGAACCGCGCAACCACCGAGCGACCCCACAGGAACAAGCACGCCCAGCACCGAGTACCCAGGGGCGCGGGGAACCGCGCACCCCACGAACGACGGCACAGGAACGAAGTACGCCCAGCACCGAGCACCCAGGGGCGCGAGGAACCGCGCACCCACCGAACGACCCCACAGGAACAAGCACGCCCAGGTATGGAACCCCAGGGGCGCGAGGAACCGCGCACCCCACGAACGACGGCACAGGAACGAAGTACGTCCAGCCGGACTGACCTGAGAAGCGCAAGCGAAGGCGACTAGTGGGGAGGCTCGCCAAAGAGGTCGACCGCGTTGCGGACCCTCGCGAGGCCCACCGCGAGCGCGCTCACCGATCCGATGCTCCCCGCGACGAGAAGGAGGGACCGGCGCAGCCGGGGAGTCTCCGGCGCACCCCCCGCCACCATCGCGTCCAGCGCCGCCAGCTCGTCCTCCGCGATCACCCGGTCGGCGAAGTCCGCCGGATGCGTCGCGAGGTCCCTGCGGAGCCTGGAGACCGCGGCACGCAGCTCCACGACCCGGGGGTCCTCGTCGCAGCCGGTAACAACCCTTTGCCCCACGCTCCGCAACACAGCTCTCCCCCCGCGCACGCGCATCGTGCGCTTTCCGTACCGGGCTCGCCGCCCCCGTGGGACCGGTCGGTTCCCTGGGGTTCGCGGCCAGTTAACGCCACTCGCGGGCCCCGCCGCCACTCCATGGACGGAAATTCAACTCCCCTTTGCCCAGCGTAGATCGGGAGGGCGAATCCGACGGCGCCCTGATGCGCGGGGCGGCGCGCGACCCCGTCCCGCACTCCGGGGAAACCGCTTGCCGCGCGGCCGGGCGGTGCTGGGGTATCCAGAGGGCATGACGAACGACGACATCGCGGGACTGCTGCTCGCCGCCGGCGGCGGGCGCCGTCTGGGCGGACGGCCCAAGGCCCTGCTGACGCACCGGGGCCGCCCCTTGGTGGAGCACGCGGTACGGGCGCTGCGCGAAGGCGGCTGCGGGACGGTGCACGTGGTCCTCGGCGCGGGCCGGGACGGTGTGCGTGCCACGGCGGATCTGCGCGGCTGCGCGGTCGTCGGGAACCCTGACTGGGAGACGGGGATGGGGTCGTCGCTGCGGGCGGGCCTCGCGTCGCTCGCGGGTTCGGGCGCCCGCGCCGCCCTGGTGACGCTGGTGGACCAACCGGGCGTCGGGGCCGCAGCGGTGGCACGGGTGCTCGGCGTCGCCGGGTGCGACCCGGACGGCATGACGTCCGCGCTGGCCGCGGCGGCCTACGGCGGCCGGCGGGGCCACCCCGTACTGCTCGGCGCCGACCGCTGGACGGACGTGGCCGGGCTGGCCGTCGGGGACCGGGGCGCGCGGGCGTATCTCGCCGCGCACGACGCGGAGCTGACCCTGGTGGAGTGCGGGGACGTGGCGCGGGCGTACGACATCGACACCCCGGCGGATCTGCGGCGACTGGACTGAGCGGGGGCGGGGACGGCCGGGGGCACCCGACAACCTTGAAGTTCCACCATGAGGAAACTAGTATCCATTTTCCAGCGCATTCGATCGCCGCGCCCTCCCCCTTGCCGAAGGAAGTGACCGCTCATGTCCGCAGCAGCGCCGTCCTCGCCGACCCTCGTCGGCACGGAGTCCCTGCCCCGGCAGGACGAGGTCCTGACCGGCGCGGCGCTCGCCTTCGTGGCGGAGCTGCACCGGCGGTTCACGCCCACGAGGGACGAACTCCTCGCGCTGCGGGCCGGGCGCCGCGCCGAGATCGCCCGTACCTCCACGCTGGACTTCCTCCCCGGGACGGCGGACGTGCGCGCGGACGACTCCTGGCGGGTGGCCCCCGCGCCGCCCGCGCTGAACGACCGCCGGGTCGAGATCACCGGCCCCACCGACCGCCGGATGACCGTGAACGCGCTGAACTCGGGGGCGCGGGTCTGGCTCGCGGACTTCGAGGACGCTTCCTCCCCCACCTGGGAGAACGTGGTCCTGGGCCAGCTCAACATGCGTGACGCCTTCACCCGGCGGATCGACTTCACCGACGAGCGCACCGGGAAGTCGTACGCCCTCAAGGACGACTCCGAGCTGGCGACGGTGGTGATGCGCCCGCGCGGCTGGCATCTGGACGAGCGGCATCTCCAGGTCGACGGCCGGCCCGTGCCGGGCGCGCTGGTCGACTTCGGGCTGTACTTCTTCCACAACGCGCGGCGCCTCACCGACCAGGCACGGGGTCCGTACTTCTATCTGCCGAAGATCGAGTCGCACCGTGAGGCCCGCCTCTGGAACGACGTGTTCGTGTTCGCGCAGGAGAAGCTGGGCATCCCCCAGGGCACGGTCCGCGCGACGGTCCTCATCGAGACGATCACCGCCGCGTACGAGATGGAGGAGATCCTGTACGAGCTGCGGGACCACGCCTCCGGGCTGAACGCGGGGCGCTGGGACTATCTCTTCTCGATCATCAAGAACTTCCGGGACGGCGGCGCGAAGTTCGTGCTGCCCGACCGCAACGCCGTCACCATGACGGCGCCGTTCATGCGTGCCTACACCGAACTCCTGGTCCGCACCTGTCACAAGCGGGGCGCGCACGCGATCGGGGGGATGGCCGCGTTCATCCCCTCCCGGCGGGACCCGGAGGCGAACTCGGCCGCGCTGGAGAAGGTCAGGAACGACAAGGACCGGGAGGCGCGGGACGGGTTCGACGGTTCCTGGGTCGCCCACCCGGATCTGGTGCCCGTGGCGATGGCCTCGTTCGACGCCGTGCTCGGGGACGCGCCGCACCAGAAGGACCGGCTGCGCGAGGACGTGACGGTCGCCGCGGGTGACCTCATCGCGCTCGACACCCTCGACGCGCGGCCGACGTACGCGGGGCTGGTGAACGCGGTCCAGGTCGGTATCCGGTACATCGAGGCGTGGTTGCGCGGTACCGGCGCGGTGGCGATCTTCGGGCTGATGGAGGACGCGGCGACCGCCGAGATCTCCCGTTCGCAGATCTGGCAGTGGGTCGACGCGGGGGTCGTGTTCGAGGACGGCAGGACCGCCACCGCGGAGCTGGTGCGGGAGATCGCCGCCGCGGAACTCACCGCCGTCCGCGAGGAGACCGGTGCGGACGCCTTCGCCGGGGGCGACTGGCAGCGCGCCCACGATCTGCTGCTGAAGGTGTCCCTGGACGCGGACTACGCCGACTTCCTGACGCTGCCCGCCTACGAGCGGCTGCGCGGCTGAGTACGCCCGGCGGCGGTCCCCGGTCCGGCATCCGCCGGGCCGGGGGCCTCGGCTTTCCGGTCAGGGACGGTCGGAGTGCCCGAGGGCGCGGCCCGGTGCCACCCGGTCGCGGACCAGTCGCTTGACGGCGGTCGGCTCGGGGAAGCCCTGCTGCTTGCGGTCCCAGACCACGTCGCCGTCGACCCGGACCACGAACACGCCGCCCGTGCCGGGGGCGAGGGACAGTTCCGTCAGCTCCGTCTCGAAGGTCGTGAGCAGTTCCTGGGCGAGCCACGCGGCGCGCGGCAGCCAGCGGCACTGCGTGCAGTACTCGATCTGGACGCGGTGCCCGGACGGGGCGTCGGACGTACTCAAGGGTCAGCCTTTCGGTTTCCGGTCCAGATGGACGGACCAGTCCTGTTCCGCCGGGGGCCTCCCGTGCAGATCGGGCACGCGCTTGAGCCAGGCCGGGCGGCCCGCCTCGGTGGCCGCCGCGCGGTGCGCGTCCTCGGCCGCGAGCTGTTCCCGGGCCGGGAAGTCGGTGGGCAGCCAGTGCCGGGAGGCCCGCGCGCGGGCGACGAGATGGCCGGCGTATGCGTCGCGTACCGCGTCGGGTCCGGTGAAGCCGGGTTCGTCCGCGAGCCACTCGTCGGGGACCAGGGCGGTGATGTCGCGCAGCAGGTCCCGGGTCACCCTGGGCGCCAGTTCGGCGCCGGCGGCGACCGTGTCGGGGCCGTAGCCGCCGAGGGCGTGGCGGCGGAAGTCGTAGCGCTTGGTGACGGCGTCGGTGGCGCTCTCCCAGCGGTGGTGGAAGACCAGCGCGGCCCCGTGGTCGATGAGCCACAGCAGAGGTGCGTTGACCTTCGGGACGCCGAAGGTGGGCCACACCATCAGGTTCGAGCTGTGCAGGGTGCGGTCGACGTTGGCGGTCAGCGCGTCCAGCCAGACGATCCGGCCGGCCTCCAGCGGGCCGACGCGCAGCGCGCGCGGCGCGGTGTCCGGGGCGAAGTCGGCGGCGCCGGGCAGATAGTCCATGCCGAGGTTGAGGCCCGCGCTGGCCGCCAGCAGGTCGCGCACCTCCTGGTGCGGCTCGTGCGCGGCGACCGCCGGGTCGAAGTGGGCGCGCACCAGCTCGGGCACCCGCAGCCCGAGGGCGCGGGCCAGTTCCCCGACGATCACTTCGGCGACCAGCGCCTTCGGTCCCTGGGCGGAGCCGGTGAACTTGACGACGTACATACCGAGGTCGTCGGCCTCGACGACACCGGGCAGCGACCCGCCCTCGCTCAGGGGCGTGACATAGCGCGTCGCCGTGACCTCTCTCAGCATTTCCCCAGGCTATACGGCGTCCCTCCCTGTGAATCAGCAGGCCGAGTCGGAGCGGGCGACCAGGCGCGTCCCACCCCCACCAGCCCCGGGGAGAATCTGGGGAGTTTCCACGGGCACGTCACTCTCTCCCGCTCCCCAGGACTCCGTCGATGACGGTGCGCCCCCTGGCTCCCGCTTCCGGCATGAAGTGAGCGCAGTAGCTCAGCGTGACGGTCGGCGAGGAATGCCCGAGCCATCGCGCCAGGGTCACCACGGACTCCCCCGCCTCCAGCATGACCGAGGCACAGGTGTGCCGCAGTACATGGAAGCCATCCCTTGGCGCCGCCTCCCACTGCCACGCCTTCGCCCCTTCATGACGCGGCTCGATGACACCCGCCTTGGCCAGCGCCGACTTCCACGTACAGGTGTTCCACGTATTCACGGCGATGGCATTGCCGAACCGCGTGGTGAGCAGGGGCGCGAACTTCCGGCGCGGCCTGTCGGCTCCGGGGCTTCCCCACGGCAGCTCCACTTCCACAGGCGGAAACGTCCCGATGTGCCGCTTCACCTCCTCCGCCACTGAGGGCGGCATGTCGACGGTGCGCGTCTTCGCGCCCTTGGGAAGGGCGAAATACAGCTTCCCGTTGAGCGACTGCACTTGGCGGCGGACGTGCAGCACGCCCTTCTCGTAGTCGATGTCCGCGTGGCTGAGCCCGAAGACCTCACCCTGCCGAAGCCCGCACCCCAGCCCCAGCACGACGGCGATCCGGTTCCGAGGACTGATGACGTCGGGCGCTTCGGGCCATCGCACAGAACTGGCATGCATGGGGTTCGGGGCGAGCCGTTTGTCGTCGACAGCCGCTTCAAGAATGCTGGACAACTCGGACTGGATTCCGCGCTGATAGTCGACCGAAGAGACAGTCGCCTCCAGCGTCACCGTGTACGCGCGCAACACCGCCGACGTGATGTTCTTGAGCGGCTGGCCCCCCAGATGCGGAATGATATGGAGCCTGGCCCGGCGCTCCTGATTCTCCTGGGTCTTCGGCGCCCCACCTCGACCCGGCGCCCAGTGCATCCGGATGTAGTCGGCCAGAGTGATGGACCCGTCACGCGGGTCCACGAACTCTCCGCGCTCCTCGTCGGTGGCGGACCGGCGAAGCCATGCCTTCGCGTCTTCCAGCGTGTCGAAGGACCGATCCCGGACCCCTGTGACACCAGCGACTCTGTATCGCTTGCCGGTTCCCGTAGAGCGTGGTCTTCTCACGCCTACCCGTTGCAGGATCCTTCTTCTTCTTGATCCAGCGGTCCTCTGTGCAGCCGGGCAAATATCTCCTTCGAAAGGAAACGGGGGACGACGACCGGTCAGGCGACCGCTGTGCCGCCGGATCGGTACTGACGGGGGCCTGCAAGGGACTCAATGCCGTGGTGGAGCGCGAGTCGGCCTGTTCCTGTTCACGGACCCAGGCGTCCAGGGATTCCCGCCGAGACCGCCGAGCGGGTCGACACCTCCACCGGGGAGATCACCGCACCGAGGGTGGGGACGCTGGCGGCTATGTGGGAGGCGATCGAGGCGGCGGTGGCCGCGATGGTCGAGCTTGCGCCGCCGCTGGACTCCGACGCCGACGAGGCGTGGCGTGGCGTCGGATGCTGGTGTCCCGGTTCTCCACGGTGCTGCCGTTCCTGAAGCTGCTGCTGGACGTCGTCGACTTCGGCGCGACCGCCGAGGGCGAGCCGGTGCTGCGGGCGCTGAAGTCGCTGCTGGGCCTGCTGGGCCTGCTGGGCCTGCTGGGCCTGCTGGGCCTGCTGGGCCTGCTGGGCCTGCTGGGCCGCAAGAACGTCGGCGAGGCGGAGATCGACACCGCTCTGCTGGCCGGGTCGTGGAAGCGCCTGGTGCTGGTCGCGCCGCATCTGGAGCCGGGTGAGTGTTCAGGCGAGGCCGGCGGAGGCGTTGTCGTCCCAGCCGTCGTCGCGCTGCATGTAGCCGAGCATCGAGCGGGAGTGGCGGGCCCAGCCGCCCTGGTCGGCGATGGCGATGGCGTCGCGGCCCTTGCGGCGGGCGACGGAGGCCAGGCCGATGCGCAGGGAGTGCCCGGTCCAGGCGATCGGCACCCCGGCCCGCTTCGAGATCCGCTTGATGGCGCGGGTGACGGAGTCGGGCACCATGCCGCCGGTGACGTGGCCCCACCGGTCGATGCCGACGAACGCGGGCGTCGACGGGTCGGCCCACCGCGGGCCGTGCTCGTCGGCCAGCCGGGTGCGGTAGGCGGTCCAGGCCCTCACCGGGCAGATCGCCGGGTCGTCGGCGTAGCGGATCTTGGCGTTGCGCACCGAGCGCTTGGTCCTGCCGGTGAGCACGGCGACGACCAGGCCGCGCGGGTGCAGGGTGACGTCGCCGGTCAGCAGTCCGGCTGGGTCCTGGCTGCGGCTGGCGTAGTGGAAGCCGGTGAGGGTGAGCGCCTTGTCCCGGTCGCCGGTGAGGGTGTCGGGGCAGGCGCGGGCGACGGCGCGCAGTCCGTCGATGTCGGCACCGGACGCCTGCCCGCGGCCGCGCCGCTCCCCGGCCTGCGGGAGCTTGACCGCCAGTCCTTGCAGCGCGGCGCGGGCGGCGGCCTGGTCGTCGCCGGACACCGTCATACCGCGCTCGCGCAGCCCGACGACGGCGGCCGCGAGATGGGTGGACGCCGAACTGGGTGCGTAGCCCTTGCCGTTCTGCTGGCCCTCGCGCAGCATCCACGTCACGAACGCCACCAGGGAGCCCCGGGTGGCCTCCGGTCCGGGCAGACGGGCGGCGGCGCAGAACCGTTCCCACACCCGCCAGCTCTTGTTGTAGGTGTCGACGGTGTTGTCCGGGGTGATCGCCTTCTCGACGGCGTCGGCCAGGTCCTCGGCGTCGGCCAGGCGCCGGGCGGCGTCGACGCCGTGGCGTTCGGCCCACCGCTCGATGAGCGCCTGGCGCTCGGCGGCCGGCGAGTCCGGCACCTCCGGCGCGGCGACGTCGCCGGAGGCCGCCGTCTCGGCCGTGACCGTCACTTCGTCACTCCCTCCGTCTGGTGGCCGTGGGCGGCCAGCCACCGGCCGACCACCTCCATCCGCTGCTTGGCCTGCTCCCACGCCTCCCGGGGGCCGCGCCCGAACATCGCGTCCTGCCCGGCCTTGATGGCGTCCTGCTGGGCCGAGCCGTAGACGAACTGCGGGGTGTTGCCCTCCAGCCGTCCGTGCTCCTCCCGCGCGGTGTGCTCGGCGGCCGCCGCCTCGACCAGGGCGGGGTGCCCGTCCTCGGCGGCGTTCGCGGCGACGCCGTGCAGGTGGTGGGCGATGGACGCCCGGGCGGTCGCGTCGTCGCCGTCGTCCACCCCCGTCACCGGCCCTCCTCCGGGACACGGACGACGGCGAACTTGAGCGGCTGGCCCCCGGTGGGATCCTGCTCGGCGGCGAGCAGCGCCGTGGCCATGTCGTACTCGCTGATGGTCGGCCTGCCGGTGTGCGCGCGATCCCGGGTGCCGGCCGCGAGCAGCTGCTGGATGAGCGGCTCGTCGTCGGGCGCGCTCGCCCGCTCCGGGTACGCGGTCCCCCGGCACAGTTCCTCGACGTGGCGCAGCAGGGCGTAGTACTCGTGTGTGTGCGTCGGGCCCTGGACGCCCGGGCGGGGCATCCCCACACCCAGCGACCGGCGGTGGGCCGCGCCTTCGGCGATCGCGGGGCCCAGGGTGCCCTCCCGGCAGGAGGCGATGGCCCGCGCGGCCCAGGCCCGTTGCGAGGTCGAACGGTGGCAGTCGATCTTGCGGTTGCGCATGTCGACGTAGCGGTACCCGGCGAGGGCGGTGTCGAGGTGGGCGCGCATCTCTTCCTGCCGGGGGCCGTCCGCCCACATCGCGATCCACCGGGCGCCGGTGTCGTGGTGCAGCCCCACCTCGGCGCCGGTGACCTCGGACAGGTGCCGGGCCAGGAGCGCGGCCTGCCTGCTGCGGCTCATCGGGGTGAGTCCTTCTCCAGCGACTCCTCGGCCGCGCCGGAGTCGGCGTGCTGGTGCGCCGCGGCCAGGGCAGTCGCCCGGCTGTACAGGTAGGGACTGGTTCCGGTGAAGCGGGCGTGCTGCCAGGAGCTGCCGTCCCGGTGACGGGCCTGCGCGGTTGCCTCGAAGTCGGCCCAGCGGTCAGCGTTTCCGGGGTCGCGGGCGACGACGTACTCGCCGATGGGCTGCCCGCTCTGCCGCGGCCCGGGGATGCGGTACTCGAAGACGAAGTCCGTCGCCTGGGAGGTCGACGCCTTCCCCTTCTCTTCCCACCGGCGGAAGCCTTCTTCGTCGTCAGCGTCGTCGAAGCGGACCGTGTGCCAGCGTTCCGTGGCGAATCCGTCGACGTCCTTCCACCGGGAGGCGACTTCGGCAAGCCGGTTCCAAGCGCTGCGGATGTCCTGGATACGGTCCAGTTGCTTGTGTGCGTCCTGTTGCGCCGTGGCCACGACCTCGTCGCGGAACTGGTAGGTGAGGGCGCCGGTGAAGCCGGGCACCAGGGTGCGCAGGGCGGCGTCGGTCCGGTACTCCTCGGTGCCGGGTTGCAGGGGCGGACCGTTGAGCACGCCCATGAGGAAGTCGGTGAGCGCGTCCACGTCCTCCTGGGTGACGTCAACGGCGTAGCGCAGGGGCTCGGTGGCCATGCGGTGGGTTCCCTCCCTGGTTCCGCCGCGCCGGGCGATCGGTCGTCATGTCCCGTTCTGTCGAGTCGGATAAAAAAAGATTATCCGACTCGACCAGTCCGGATGGAGAGTTCCGGGATACGGGCAGCGGCTGTCCGCGCTCCCGGCGAGGACGCTCCCGGCGAGGATGGCCCCGGACCGGCCTCGGACGAGGAACCGGCGGAGCAGAGGCAACGCACGAGCGGCGAGCACCTGATCACGGACGAGGAGACGGAGTATCGCGGAGGGTTTCCTCTCGGAGGCCCCCTGGCTGGGGGACGTGCGGTGGGGGACGTGCGGTGGCGGCGCACCGTGATCGGCGCGGAGGCGGCCCATCTCCAAGACTTCGACGGGGTCATCCCCGAGGACTCCATCCTGGCTCCGGGCCAGAGGTGGTCGTGGACGGTCTCCTTCTCGGATCCCGCCGGGGCCGAGAAGGCCCTCACCCACGAGCAGGTGCTCGACGGGCTCGCCCGCGTCGTCCACGGCGAGCACGAGGGCCCCGAGGGCCCCGAGGGCTGGTTCTTGCTGGGCGTGAGGAACTGGTTCACGCAGCCGTCCGACACCCGCCGAACCCAATCGCTCACCGCCTCCCAGCGCTCGCGGGTCTGCCAGTTCGCCCGCTACGGCCGGACCGACTTCCCGGCGGAGGAGGAGAAGTCCCTGTTCGGCCGGGAGCAGGACGCCGACGGCACTCCGGCGGACGCTGACGCTCCTGCGGAGTGACACCGCCGGGTGGCTCGGCAGCTTTTGACGCGCCCGCCACCCGTCGCCCCGGGCCTCGCCCGGTCTCCGCGTGCCGCCGGCGCTCTGCCCGCTCGTCCACCAGCGGGAGGAGGACCCCATGGAGGACCTGGCGGAGGAAGAGGCGCGGGGCAGCGGGCCGGTTGCCCCCGTTGGGTCCAACGGGGGCAACCGGCGCTGATCAGCTCAGCATCCTGACCGGGTCAGTCATCGGCGGGTACCTGCTGGGCCGTTCCGGGCAGGCCGTGGGGCCGCGCGCATGTGCGGGCACAGGAGCGGCTTGCGGCCGTCCCCGAACTGCACGCCGGTGTTCCGGCTCGTCCTCCGGAAGAACACCTCGCCCATGGCCTTCTGGACCGTTGTGGTCCACGCGTAGTCCTCACGGCCGCGCAGGGCGTAGCGCAGCATCCGTCCCGCGTAGCCGCGGCCCTGGTACTCGTCGGTGACGCGGACCGCGATGACGAAGTCGGTGCGGCACGCCTCGCAGACCTGCCGGTCGAGCCAGGCGAAGTCGTACCCGTCGACGCGGGTCACTCGCAT includes:
- a CDS encoding tyrosine-type recombinase/integrase, encoding MDPRDGSITLADYIRMHWAPGRGGAPKTQENQERRARLHIIPHLGGQPLKNITSAVLRAYTVTLEATVSSVDYQRGIQSELSSILEAAVDDKRLAPNPMHASSVRWPEAPDVISPRNRIAVVLGLGCGLRQGEVFGLSHADIDYEKGVLHVRRQVQSLNGKLYFALPKGAKTRTVDMPPSVAEEVKRHIGTFPPVEVELPWGSPGADRPRRKFAPLLTTRFGNAIAVNTWNTCTWKSALAKAGVIEPRHEGAKAWQWEAAPRDGFHVLRHTCASVMLEAGESVVTLARWLGHSSPTVTLSYCAHFMPEAGARGRTVIDGVLGSGRE
- a CDS encoding site-specific integrase, with protein sequence MTVTAETAASGDVAAPEVPDSPAAERQALIERWAERHGVDAARRLADAEDLADAVEKAITPDNTVDTYNKSWRVWERFCAAARLPGPEATRGSLVAFVTWMLREGQQNGKGYAPSSASTHLAAAVVGLRERGMTVSGDDQAAARAALQGLAVKLPQAGERRGRGQASGADIDGLRAVARACPDTLTGDRDKALTLTGFHYASRSQDPAGLLTGDVTLHPRGLVVAVLTGRTKRSVRNAKIRYADDPAICPVRAWTAYRTRLADEHGPRWADPSTPAFVGIDRWGHVTGGMVPDSVTRAIKRISKRAGVPIAWTGHSLRIGLASVARRKGRDAIAIADQGGWARHSRSMLGYMQRDDGWDDNASAGLA